In Solenopsis invicta isolate M01_SB chromosome 6, UNIL_Sinv_3.0, whole genome shotgun sequence, the genomic window GGTGCATATCACCGTAATACATTCCGAGGGAAACATTTGTATGCAAATCTATGTTTATTTATGGCAGCGGCGACGACGCCGTCATGCTAACTTAGCAGGAGGGGATCTTATTAGTATGGAGATTCCTTCCACTTTTACAAAATAGTAATCGGCGATTACTAATCGcgtatgttattaaataaaaggaattagaaattttgatttattaaaacagaaaatgtacctatcttttacatttaaaataaaatcagcaGATACagtgaaaaaattgtaagaagtATCATGTGCCGTCACGATATCAACAAAAACGACAAATGCACTTTTCATATTGCAGTATTTGCGCTAATGTAACGGTGCAACCTCGTTATAATGAGGACTGACGTGGTGAAATTTCCCTTATAATGAAAGTTGTGAAACGCATATTCTTACGTTGCTAATTTAATGTATTGGCACATCGATAAACGCGcttaatttaaagattatttaacttttaccGCGACTTGTATACAAAGCGCGTATCTTATCTGAGAAACGCATATATACAGAGTCTTGTAAGGTGAACGTAATTGTCATTTTATCGATTAAAGTTCTCTTTacgtttttaaacatattttaagcTTCTCGCGTTCTACATGatcaacattaataaatattaatacaatatgtatattacctttacaaaaatgtaatactgaCATACTAATAAATTGGCAAGtaatttaagtatatattaCTTTGAATTATATATGTAAGTACTAACAAAACAgtgcttttaaattaaaacaagaaatatatttcttaaattacaaatttattactgtCAGTATTGCGTTTATATAGGAATAATTAAGTCGCGcataagttaaataatttttcaatttatagcATTATTggcatataaatacattaaatcaacaatgtaatgatatatattaatattgatacatattaacataaaattaatatgtataaaatgaattatGCAATACATTATGAAACTCGTTTTTATTTGCAAAGTAGAAGATTTAAAAATCAGggaatataagaataaaaaaagacacATTATTTGTCATGTGATAATACATTCTGTATTCTAATATTCTGGCAACAGATTTCTGTGTACATTTATCTAAATAGTATGACCTAACTCATATAATGGCTCGTATCTACGTATTTCGACGTTTAACCACGTTCCTAGAATATCATATATCAGACTTTCTGAAGACGAATTACAAATATAACAACtatatgacaaataaataaataaataataataaataaaatacggCCGAAATTGGTCCAACGTGTGAAGCCCGTATTGTACATATGGGTTGTCTTGCTTCTGCCGTATCTAATTTCTGAATCCTCGGAGCCGATTTTTTCTCATTGATAGTGAAAATATTCGAGAGAAATTATCGTTgatcgttaatttttttatttttagtacatAACAAAGATAACGTggaattaatgtatatattaaaatatgtatacatcaatcaaatataattttgtcgTTTTTATGGAGCAGCTGAGTTCttcaaaaatcttttatttttaattgagaaGTTATCAATGCCTCGACATTTCTCTCGAGAAAAAATCGATTCCGAACTGATCAAGCGGTATgtcatctaaaaaaaaataacgcagTGCAAGTGGGACATCGTGTACGCGAGCATTTTCAGCGTTACTTTCTCTCGCGAGtgaaaaaatatcgatttattaATACGTATCCAATTACAATTAATCCGCCGAAATCATCGCGCAACTTTTGCGACAGATGACAGATCGTAAATAATATGCATCGTGTTGCATATTGTCGATCCTCAACGAGGATTCCTCATGGATCGATTCGATCCACGGTTTCAGTTGGACCAAGGAGCGGCAGGAGTATGTAGTTTTAAGCTGCGGGTGAAGCAGGCGGCGGTCGAAGCATTGACCTGGTGGCCGAGGAAAGTTTCTGCGACACCAAATGCGCGATATGCGACGATCTCTTCCACACGAACTCTCGCGTTCTGTCGTGGTCGTCCTGGCTTTCCACTCGAacctgatttaaaaaaaaaaagaaacattcgCTTTAGTACGTGAATACAAACAAACGTTGAGCAAACAGAACAGTCGCTGTTTATTATCATTCTCAAACGTTTTCGCGATATATCACGTCGACTTTTAAATCCGAGACTGAATTTCGAGTTGAATATTTAACGCAAACTGTCATTTTTAAATcagataataaacattttgattttatttaataataattgtacggggtgatatatatacattaaatacataGAATACTCCAAATTCCTCATTAATAcatcttgaaaatttatttcaagttgCAATGAATAattggaaattaattttaaaaagcattatttatatgagattttaaaatatcggaattttaaaaagttaaattactttaaataacagaacaattataatagatcaaattaatttattattttatttataaattaagttcaTATGACACGACaaagaatattgttttttgtttttttaatgggaacgtttcttttttcttttagaattttgtacttttacgTAAGAAAAAGTTTAACTTGGGGAAAAAAgtgaacacattttttaaattaactaacaataagttaaattaaacgttattaactttttacttttgttattcaactttgaactttttaactatttattatccaatgtgtattaaaaaaaatcaatcggCAAAATCATGAAATATCGAACAAGGTTTTTGGGAATTTAGCTCATACAGTTGGACAtacaacataaaattatctGATTATCGACTTGGCATTCCAGTCGCGTGCAATGGTGTCCACGCGTTGTACATAACTGTTTTTCCCCTCTGGTAACATACCTGTTTAGGTTGCAAAACCCGAATAGAATGCAgcgtcgccgcgccgccgtgCAACACACGCAGGCTCAACTTGCCAGACATCTCAGCCGTGGTGGCGGTCGCGCTCCtcagctccttcttcgcagcccTGCCGAACTCCTTCTCGACCTTTAGCACCAATGGTCCTAAACTGAACTTGGTCTTGATTGTTGTATGATCACTCATCATGTTTACCGATACATCACCAGTCCTCTGTAAAGACGCCAGTCCGTATAGAGTAGCTCTTGCTTTCGGCCTGCTGCTCTTGGACTTGGTCTGAAAATCACAGAAAAATTCACTGCAAACTCGTTTGCTCGTCCACGTCGAACAATTGTATCATTTGCAAATGTCTACatgaaaaatgtgattttattaaaatatctaaaaatttagctgaatatagatctgaaaatcaTTTTGTTACACCATCTAAATAGTTATGTAGGAAGTTgaaactaattattaaaatatcaaagcTTTTTACAGCATTGTTCATCGTGCTTGAACGTCCATCGTAATTACTTTgatagtccaacaaaattattttcagatttgtatctagctaaattattaaatacttcagtaaaatcgttttttccgTAAATAAATTCAGATATGGATAACGTTTGCGAATATCAGCTTTTAATTACTTTGTTCTTGTTGCTGTTTTGATTCTTCGTCTTGTTCTTCGTTCGCTTGCGGTTCTTATTAGAATTCTTGTTATTCTTGTTGGAAGTACGTCTATTGCTAGATCTCGCACGGGTTTCTGCGGAAGATTCCAGTGAAATTGGTTCCTTTTCCGGTACGTTTGTTTGCGTTACGATTAATTCAGTGGTCTCCGTGACTTTCTGCAAACATGAatcgtatatgtatacattatacatactGAATATATTTactgaaaatgataaaatctttAACAAGTTTATTGACGAAGAGATATGattgatttttcaatgattttagaggcaatttttatttttaaaaaaattccataaTTCTACCATCTGTTcctttttattatgatttctgAATAAAAAACCATGAGTAAAATAGATTGAGTTTTGCCCCAAGAATAgcaagtataattttttgtactttttgaGCTGCTGAATTTCATTctgatgtttaaaaaaatgtttatttgttgggaaacatttaaaagtagcattacagtaaatttttatataaacagcTCATACGCTTACTTTGTTTCTGTTGCACTAAGCAAACGCGTTGCTGCTGGTTCTAATTTTCCAGCCTCTCTTTAACTACTTTCTATGATACATATATCTTTAAAGTATACATTCTAGgcgcgtttttaaatgataaattaaaaagtaggCCTCGGTTCAAgtaactaaataatttcttataggCAATTATTATGAGAACggtatgttaataaaattataaaactgtaataaaataaacaatattaagtaaaaatccACCAAAATCTGaataacacaaattaataaataaagctcTCATTTGATTTATTTGGTCAAAGCCGATCCTAAcgctcaaaaatatttttgtgcaaATCTTGCAATTTCCgatagtaaaataaaacaaaaaaatactctGGGAAAAAGTTCTTGAAAGATAATGAATAACAATGCTCTCAGATGGCATAGTCAAGATTTGAAATTGTTTCCATCAATAATGCTtttgtttttagatattaatattttttatataacagaaTATGAACTATTAAAGATGAAAGCATTATCATGTTTTAGAAGCAAATTAATACGTTTGTAAAgctcaacaataataatttatgatgcTTAATAGCTTCATATGCTGATTTTAATACGTTATCGACAGACTAACATTTTTTGAAGTACAGAATCAGATTCAACAGCTCAAATTGATCCCATTTCAACAGCTAAAATTGATCCCATTTCAACAGCTAAAATTGATCCCATTTCAACAGCTAAAATTGATCCCATTTTTACTCATCTCTCattttattacaagaaaaatgtaattgaggaaaaattttttgtttttagaaaaCTATTAGTATCTTAATTCTTAGTGCCCATACTTCAAAAAAATTCCTATTCCCACGCTGATCGAGTATATCTGACCTGGCGTTTTCTATTGTTCATATCTCGGGTTATAACGCAtcgattttaatgaatttttttttcaaattgatcgtttagagattaaaagaaaaaggttTTCGGTGCAAAAGTCGAAAAAGTCGTAGCATCaaagatattttacattaagtaaaaaatgtaataagtaaaaaatgtaataagtaaaaaatgaaactttaaaaatagaTCATGCTGACCCAGAGTAGGTATtgagaattaatattattattaaaattcaatatcaaAGTCAATATTCTATtgtatgataataaaaatgatttaaatcattgaaaagaaaatgattgcGAGTCATACCTCGACGTCATTTTCATTGTCACTCCTTTCAGTGACAGACGTGTCGATCGGCCTTGAGGCGCTCTTCCTGGTACCTTTCTTGGTGCCCTTCCTTTTATTCTTCTTGTTCTTATTCTTATTCTTGCTCGTCTTGGAACTTGTACTTGGATTCGTCAGTTTTACGGTCACCGGCTCGTAATTACTGCGTAGAATATTGTTGATTTTGCCGAGAATATTATCGACAAAACGATTGTACTTTGCCACGTAAATTGCTGGCACGTGACCACTCGATTCGGATTCCATGCCACCTAAACCATTGATAGAAATTGCATCAGTTTTATAGTTTCTACTTTCCCGAATATTCCTCATGAAAATCCAACACGAACGTTATCTTTAACATTAAAACAATATTCGCGTTTTGACAAGGAGAGTTCCAAGTATATtacgaattttaaaaaattcaatattaagatATAGGGTGTCTCGTACAGATTGTAACAACGCTCAACGAACGATTTCTGAGATTATTTTTGagacaaaaattctaataccaaaatgtTGAGACTAGagtagtttttaaataagaagGATTTAAAGTTGACAAATCGAACTGTCCGAGATTTATGCGCTCAGAGATGGCGCAACGCATATTAaagatgtatataaaattaatataaaaaataagattatttagGAACACCTTCATTACTGTATCATACTTTTTAAGCGCGTATATTTttgacatataatttatatcaactTTAAATCCTTCTCATTTAGAAACTATTgtagttttattttgataataggATTTTTGATAGTCTTAAAATGATGGTCTCAGGAATCTACCCTTAAGCATTGTTACAGTCTTTACGAGACACCCTCTATAAAATTTCATGTcgcaaaagtaataaataacattCAGGTGCCAATGAGCCAAAGAGGTAAAGTTGCaagttttctcttcttttctatcCAAGATCgactaattaataatatttttggctcaatatttatttttttgcgttcTTAATTTGTGATTctataaaacaaacatttttttaaatttgtttaaaatttatttataaaataaaaagaaaattatttaaaaacctgaaaacatattaaattattcttaaatgtgtttaataaaaattacgaatttgaAAGAGTTAACACTTAAGCACTACGGCTAATCTGATATTGCGAAGCTTTGAACATTCAGTATGATATCTCTCATGCGTGCAATCATTCCAAACTGTAAAATCTTGTAACTTTATCCCTTTGATTTATTGACACCTAAATGTTACATATCACTTTTAAGACACGTCTGACTTATAtcttaatctaaaatttttcaaaatctgcaAAATACATATATCTGTATACTCAGaggaaaaaaatcatataaacaACTATAAAATTTGTGAATAAATAGCACCtcaattaagtattaaaaaagttataataaaaacaataataagttatattaaCTAAGGAAATACAGTAATATTAACCATCTATAACAAAATTGTTGCATAAACTATCGAAAAATAGTAAcgcaaatatacataaaaaattgaaccGTTTGTGATTCAAACTTGGAGTCCCTCATTTTCATTTCTAACATTTAGAACTCTGCATCACTGCTATTAAATTATTCCGATCGTACACTTGATCGGCCATggataaattagaaatatgtaattatcaTAACTTATTTGTAGTAAAGTCTATATAACTATGTAATTTAAACTATGTAACGTGAAgtgctattttattataaattaacagttacgcaatattagtaaaataatataaattattttatagttattgcaattaatagtttgttaaattatgtacattaattctacatataaaacttGTACAGTTGTCATCTTTATAAATGCTATTATACgaatttttctctgagtgtaatTACGGAGTTTTCTCTGAATCTCCCCTTGAGAATATTCAAGTTGCGACACtctgtcataaaaaaaaaaatatatatatatatatacacacataacgATCTTTCTCTCACGACTAATTTGTAATTGAAAACGATTAATTACTTTTAGATCCTCCAAGCCTTTGATTAATTTCTATTGATAGCGGTGATTAGATGATTGATCATGAGTCTGAATTATAACAGATGCTACAATTGTGTGTATGTGAATGTGTTACACATCATCGTCAATAGCATTATTACTTGGCAGGCTCTATTCTTTTCCGACAGCCATCAGTTTATAAGTGGCGAATCTTTCAAGTTACCACAACGTTCAAGTTTCATTATCGACCCAGAGATCGCGGAATTCTGTATAAATTTTCGATTCGTGATAAATAGAAAggggcggggggggggggggagaggagtGGCTTTGGGAATGCGCCCCGATTGCGTCCTTGAAACCATTTTTCGTGAGGTCATTTCGTCTCGTCCGGGTCATCGACCAGGGTAAGACTGTGCTCGACGCCGCCTTCCGCAGCTCAGCGCACCGTCTCTGGATTTTAATGAAGGGAAACGCGTCTTCCCCTCCCCGCCGGTTACCTTGCAAGGAAGTCGGTGGTTGCCGATCGAGGAGGAGCCTACTTAAAGCGACGACAATGTTAACGGTATATTGGAATCCTTCGGTGCGGCCAAACTGGTCCCCGATCTAGGCCATGACCTCCTTCCTCACTACATAACTCACCTACAGACCCATCTAGCCGCACAGGTCCAGCCAACCGCTGCCTACCTAAAAACTCTCCCCCGGTCGTTGCACCTCCTGCAGCACGTAAGCACGACTTTCTTTCGGACGTCACAACGCCGTGCCACGCCGCGATGAAAATCTCATGCCACGGACAATATCAAGGCCGTCTACTTCTGGCACAGACGGAGGCGGCGTCGAATGCCGAGGTCTCGGTCGAGGCCCAATCAAAGCCTCTCGATAACACGTGTACGATAATAGCTTCTTTGTGTATATTCTTAGAAATTTTTGGCGTACTCTAGAGGAATCCTTTATGCGACGCGACTGACCCAAAATAAGTCTTCATCGAGAAacacttaataattttaaaatgaaaaatataacatgaTACAGTTTGGTATGTGGATTTCGAAGCTTTTATCTTTATAGATAAAACGCTCATTAAAACTTTAATCAAAGATTTGGTAGAACcaaataagaaacattttatgcaaaacaacaatggtttttttttttattcgaatttaCTCTTTGGAATAAAGAGTTTTTAGTTGAATACGAGAATGTTACATAGACTCGAAAAAAATGATTACTCGACGTTATCTCTCTTATAGATCAGATTATAAACGATATTTCTCTCTTACGTATCTCATGATTTCGATTTTTATCTGGTTTTTACTCTTAGatctttaatttttcagttCTTTTCATACCaaacatgttatttatattttttaagtaactgATTTAACGTTAAATAGTGAGTTAACTATTGAGCAACAATAGTTTGCTGTAGAATAAATGACCTAATTATTGACAATGTCCTAAATACTGGAAATTCAatcttaaatgctttttttaattagaagattaaaatattacttttaatgaaattttagaaCAATAAGTAAAGAgttcaagtaaaattaaatacaattatgtataaatataatttgtatatttagaaaagcagttttaaatgaaattttcagtatttgcgatattgttaataattgagCCATTTATTCTACAGCAAGTAATTGTCCAAAACGAAAGATATCAAGAGAATTtctatattacatatttacaaCGCATAATCTTTGATCCGATCGTTGCAGTCAAATATCTCAGGAAGAAAAAACTCGACTCGTCATTAATTTCGTGTCTATAAACAGATTCTCATCTTCGATCATCTCACCTTCGAGAACCGAAACAGGTCAGTCGGACCGACGCACACACGCACAGACGGAAAGATTAAGAGCGATCGTATATTAAATGACGGTTTAGGCGTGCCACGTGACGGATACTGAAGGACATCGGCTTCGTAACTTCGGCTGTGGGTCAGGGTCGCAGTCGGAGGAGATTCTTCCGGTACATCGCTTGCGCGTTCTCCGGGTCGGTGGCCTCGTTTCTTTTTCGACCGGCTGCTCCCGGTGAAAGCCGGGAAAAAATTTCAACGCGGTCACACCTTTGTTGGATTTAACCCGGCACTCATGTAGAAAGTTAATTGGATGTGGCGCGTGACGGTTAATTAAGAATCTCCGTTCATAAACTGATGGCGGCAATTGGTTCGATCGGCATCGGAGCCAAACCTTCGGCGGTTTTGTTACGTTTCCGCTGACTTGCTCGTTTTACGTTTTATCCGCGTATTGAAGGCCGAATACATGAAATATGTTTATGATATGTAAAGGCATGATGTTCTCTGTTAAGAAGTAACGAAAAGCGAAAGACAGAAAAATCAAAGTAGAACTATTAAAAGTGACTAACATGTATAAAGACAAAAAAAGCCAACTATTTGAGATAGACTCTAAGAATAGATTCAACAACTACgagtaacaaaaagaaaatctaTGATAGcgctttaatgaaaaaaaaaaagagatttgcaGAGTGCGCCGCTAGACCAAATTTTCCATTTTCGATTGGTTATCAACTACTTTTCTTATCAACTACCAATTAGTTACTAACTACTAATTTTACTGTCTACTTGGGAGAGTTCGGGAAATTAAGGAACATGGATGAGGGACGAATGGAAGAACGTCGTGCTACTGTCCAGGTACACGTTGTTACAGTCGGTCGTCCAAAACCGTCCACCAAACACGCGGTCATCTACTGATGGCAGGTAGAAAATACAGCTGAAGCGACAGCAAGCATGGCGCGGCTACGATCTCGTGAGAAACGAGTGACAAGAGATAAAAAGCAAGTAGGAAGTCGAATTGATACAAGATGTTAGGAAAAGAGAAATGTGCCGCTATCTATCGAATGCATTTAAATAGCCAGGCGGGTTACCGCACGTCACGAGGAGAACACGCCCTTTCCTCAGCCGGAGATCGAGATCGATAATTTCGTTGAGAAAATACAAATTCCGATGCCGCGGACACGGACGCGCGAAAGCAACTCCACGTTCGTCCGCGACGGCCGCGATCGGGTTTTCTCCATGTCTGCGGCATCGAAAGTCGGAAACTCGGACCGAAATTATCCCGAGCGAAAGAGATTCGCGATTTGAGATTAGCCGAGGGAAGGAAAACAGAGAGAACTCATCCTCCTGGATCACGCGTATCGCGAGTGTATCTGGACAAAAGACACGCACGACTGATTCGATGCGACTGGACAATggtgaatgaaataaatagacGGTACACacaactttgtaaaaataataaattatttgtattttgcaaTCCAGAACGGACAATGTCTCTGTACAAGTCTTGGTCTAGAGTAGAGAAACATCGTGTAAAAAGACACATTTCTCGATTCGCGCGGAGCAATCGACACCGTCATCGACCGTTTGATCAACGTGTTTAATCTGGCAGCTGGTAGGCTCTTAACGGCTCTTAAACGGAGACGCGGCATATAATAATaacgcaaaatatataaatctatgtaatgtgaaatcatttttatttaagattaaatatgtatttacacaCTCTCTAAAGAAGGTTAAAGTGAGATTTCAGTCATCTGCCAGATTAAACATCTTATTACTAATTTGACAGAAGAGAAACAGGACGAGATCAGTTTCTCGTtctgttttttttccaatacaagCGATTTCGATGTCTCTCGATCCTGTAGACGAGACTAGATAATATCTCTAGATCTCggtttcctttctctctctctctctctcatgcaCGCGCATTCTCCTTCCGTTTTCTTCCTTtacatctttctctctttttctttctttatcatTCATTCGACTGGATCACGAATATTGGAAAAAGGAAGAATGTACGTGACGTGAGGTCA contains:
- the LOC105205196 gene encoding kinesin-related protein 4 — translated: MRLAAVLTLLCCLAIGALASPVPKITDSKVSTQNIVATGRQAPAAPAPVDDDDDDDDDDDDDVDLDITDDDDDDDDDDDDDDDDDEDDGDYLERFIEDILGGEDDDDDDEDESAAQIPVAAVTPAPAPVNSQQVPLAVAADLNAEEAAASAEATEEDASSYEDEDASDIAENQAASNVHETTFEGAESVSNPVSVQAVGAAPGGVAAAPPTSDDDDDDDDDDDDDVDLDITDDDDDDDDDDDDDDDDDDDDDDEVEDIADIADARHARGMESESSGHVPAIYVAKYNRFVDNILGKINNILRSNYEPVTVKLTNPSTSSKTSKNKNKNKKNKRKGTKKGTRKSASRPIDTSVTERSDNENDVEKVTETTELIVTQTNVPEKEPISLESSAETRARSSNRRTSNKNNKNSNKNRKRTKNKTKNQNSNKNKTKSKSSRPKARATLYGLASLQRTGDVSVNMMSDHTTIKTKFSLGPLVLKVEKEFGRAAKKELRSATATTAEMSGKLSLRVLHGGAATLHSIRVLQPKQVRVESQDDHDRTREFVWKRSSHIAHLVSQKLSSATRSMLRPPPASPAA